The Amblyomma americanum isolate KBUSLIRL-KWMA chromosome 2, ASM5285725v1, whole genome shotgun sequence genome contains the following window.
tgcagtcagtctttcgccgctcagtTGCGCTGGGCGTTCGTTCTTCATCTTCTCCCCTGGACGTGGATTAaccctctccctctctccactcACCCCCCACTCAGTTCCGCCGGCgccccgcgccgccggcagctgctccgcaccacgtgaccagccacggcgccaccacggagctcaatgGCGGCTCGCAGCTCAAgggctgccacgctgaaggctcgaagtgctagtgTAGCAtagcgtagctatcgctacaaatgtTCCCAGTAGGTCAAGTCCGGGGCCAACAGGCGAGGTCGGGGTGTCACGTGCCCTTCGTGGTCACGTGAgacgtgtgacgtcatcactctatcgaccaatcagggaatttttTGACATCCAGCGGAGGGGTTTTGGAGTAAGGACAGCTCTCAAGCAATCGCATTAACACAAAGTCCCACTAGCCCCTGCAAACCTTTGGCAACCTATATTGAAAGTAATGCTCTTGTTCAATGCCTTTTGCAAATTCACAAGCGCTTTCGGCCTTTTATATTCAAACGCTAAGGCCGCTTAGGCGATACGGGTGGCGCACTTAATTCGCAAGCAGCGCATTGGCGTGTTCCGTATTGGCATTGCGCTTGCGGCAGCAGGCTCACCTGGAGTGGTGTCACGGGTTGTCGTCATTGTGCGAACGACGATTACCTCCTGGGCGTTCCCTCGTTCCTTGCAGCGTTTGGCCGCCTGGCGCGATGCTTTATTCTGCTGCGCAGAAAGATCCACGGGTACACCACTGCTGCCTTAAACTCCTTCGTTCAAAATTATCAACTTGCACGCACGCATGGACGGACGAATGCACACGCTCATCGTTAGCACACAATGTATTGAAAGCGAAAGAGACGATAAGGAACAACAGTGGTCTTCATATTTAAAAAAGTTGTTATTAAAAGCGCCGTacccaaaaacaaacaaaaatgaacaGGCGATCGATGCGCTGGACCAATGGAAATGCGCATCATAAGATTTTCATTACAGTTAACATTATACGACACATCAAGCACACTTCTTTACATCCACTTTTATTGCACACTAGGACTCCTCTGTACTTCCTGGCACTTGCATGTTTCTCATTGTTTCCCACTTGTACACTTGTGTAGTCGGCTCCCTTGCACGCTTGGTTTTCTAATCCATGTCTGACATCCAATATCCTTCGGCGCTTGGTTCAGGGGGTGGATTGTAGTGCAACGTTATTATCACGGCTTCGCTGTCGATGAAGCGGCTGCTTATATACTTGGCAGAATTTATGGAAGATTTGCTATGAACGCCAAGCCTATGCAAGTGTTAGACACGGACCCCTTCGAAGTGGCGAGACGAAGGTCAACACTTTTACCCAATGTTTCTACGTAGGCTCGCATTGTCATGTCCTGATTAAAGTCTCCTACGAGCACAACAGAATCTTTCCTTAGCCGGAAGGGTAGTTCACGACGCATGGTTGTGGTAGCTTGTTCGCCTGTCGCTTCGGGGGAGATGTACGGTGCCATCGCAACGATGCATTTAGGCAACTGCCGCAGCACACACTTCACCTCGTGCGTGAACTTACTCCGTCAAGTCCTCCCCTCGACTCCAGCGGACCGCAGCGAGTCAGGGCCACTTCAGGGCAGGGCACCAGCCAAATTTTACGGACTTCCTTCATgctctcccttttataaaaggtaatgtgttagaggacagcttatccTATCTTTGCTGCCAtaaggcgtattcgtgtttagagaaAGAAAGTGTGCCAGCTTACAGTTTACTTTTTCTTCTTTACTACTTTCTGTTTAGAGCGAATAACTGCTctcgccgtaaaaaaaaaaaaagcataccaCACTTATGGCGCCCTTCTACACTGCGGCAAGGAGATACACCAGGCAGGAACACCCGAGCCGTTTATCTTCGATAATGAATGCGTGCGTTCATTTTCGCTTCTAGAGAATTACATCACAGGGTAACCGTATTGCGTGTAATTTTATTGTTTACCTGTGAACAGACTGCACAAGAGCCTCCAAGTAACAGGAAAATACAGTGATGCATCAGAGTAGTAACGCTTTAGCGTGCGTATATAAATTACCGTAGTATAGTGCAGTGGACCGACTGAAGCACGCCCTGTTGACGAAAGTTGGAAACAATAAATAATTGAAAGGGCAACACAACCAATGCAGTCCTAGCAACTGCTATTCATAATCAGTTTTCTTGTGCGAACGTTCAAGGGCAAAGTTCCTGCGGCCAAAAATCTAGTGTCACGCACCGTGGCACCCCAGTGTGACGAAAAAATCACATAACCATGTCCTATGAGGCGGTGCACACCTCCGTGCATCGCCACCAAGTCAAACTAACGTTCACAGCTAAAGCAAGCATTTACGCAAGACATTTTTTCGTGACTACGTGCCATACAAATGCGGCTGGTATATTTCTTACATTATTTTCTCCTTTGTTTTAGCACATTTCATTAGTATCGCATGAGACTATCATATTAGAAGCAGGAATATGTTCACCAAGCCCCTAATAATAAAATATATGAGTTTACGCTAGAATACACCTGACCCAGGACGCGTATAGATCACATGGCGGTTGCTCACACGCAACAGCCATTCGACTTTTGAACcacgctacagagaaggcacaaTGCACAGTCACGTGATTCCGATGTCCATGGCAGAGGCGAGGTACGTTCACCAAGGCTGCAGCATGAAAAGCGCCGCCTTAACCACAAAAATGTACCGCGAGGCCTGAGGTACAGGCCGGGCCGTACTTACCGCGAACACTTGAATGCGTGGTCCGGCGAGTCGCGCTGCCCTAGCTGCAATGGAATCTCGCAGCTACCGGCCCCGTCACTTTATCTGCGCCCTGCCACGCTTTACCAGAGAGGAGCCCGGACCAGGAGCTGAACGAGGCGTGCAACCACGAGCTCAAATGCGACGCCAGTTGTACACACCCTCAAAGAAAGGCTATGTTTCAGTCGTCACAGCATGGTGCAGACGTTTGGAGCTCGCCACTAGATGTAGTGGTCTTTGTTCGTATCGGGGCTTTTGAAACTTAGCATCTCATCGAAAGATTGACTAGGAAACCGGGCGAAGACCGCAAAAAAGAACAAGCGAGGCTCACCAGACCAACAGGGCACAGCGCTTTTCTACTTCTTCCTTTCTCGCTTCAAGGCAACTCTCGCGTACCCATCACTTATGCCCTCGACTTattcagcaggaaaaaaaaaaagaaaaagcagtgctTCCCGTGCAGGCGTGACTTATAATCTGAAACGAAAATTGAAGAGCACATACCTTAGCAAGAAAAACTCACTGCAACGTTCAATTTCTCAGTGCCGCGGTGACTCAGCGGTTatagagctcggctgctgacccgaaagacgcgggctcgatcccggccgtggcggtggaatttcggtggaagcgaagtgctagaagcccgtgtacgcGTTAAATAACCGCAGAGTGCGCGTCAAATAACCGcaagtggtcgaagttatccggagccctctactcgAGCGTTTATCATATTCTGAGACCCTACCATCCTCATCATCGTCCTCAGCCTGAATatgcccactgtagggcaaaggcctctcccacatctctgcaattaaacctgtcctttgccagctgcgcctaccgtatgcctgcaaacttcttaatctcacccggcCACCTAACTTccagccgccccctgctacgcttgccttctcttggtagccattccgttacccttaaggaccaacggttaccttgccttcgcattgcatgccctgcccaagcccatttcttactcttgatttcgactagaatgtcattaaccatCCTTCTTTCCCttgcccactctgcccgcttctggtatCTTAAAGTTTCGCCTATCATTTtttaggcgaaagcctttcttggctcatgagtggcaggggcggaagctgtagacggaagtttgtggacggaagttgtccgcgcgAACTGTCACTCgtaagttgtgtggtaaataaagcaaaaatgtaaaagttgttTGAGCAAGTCCTTAAGCAACGTAtatgaaatgaaataaagaaaccaggaaataaaataaaaataaacaaaataaaagataaaaacaaaataaaaataaaagtaaaaaatgagAATTAAAAATGAAGGGAGAAAGACAACAgaaaaaggctttcgcatttgcgttCTTAAGCAGACTTAGTGCAATCCTGTAACATTTCTCTCTCCTTTTGTCACTACTATTCCTTTCTTTTATCATttattaatgagaaagcattaaaTGGCTATGTCTagagtttcgtgtcagcaaagcATTCTCCGCACAATTCCGTCGCTCTGCGATGATAAATGTGCAAATCTTTGGTGGTGTTAGATAGTGGGTGTTAAAATCTTGCTAAGGGAAAATTTTGGTCGATGTGGTGAAATTAGttaattaaacgcgaaaattacacttcgacgtccctatagccacggacgtcgacataccTTCTCCGCACGACATGTCGTTCTGTAAAAATATATGTGAACCAACTTGATGTGTTGGGAACTAAATACCATAAGCAGGATATGCACGAAAATAGACAGTCATGGCCCCTCTAAAGCGAAGCTTAAATGTTCcctccagttttcttttttttgtatgccCAAATTAACTTACTACCCGAACAGACAAGATCGTCAAAACTTAGATTTCAACTATATGTTACTAAAGCACTATCTTCCGCGTTACGACTTACTTCACGAAGAGTGTAAATGTAATTTTTCAACATCAGTCGTAACGATTCCCAATTCCACGTGAGACAGCGGCAGTGGATCCACACCGTTGCCGTCTGTACAGTGCTCTTTTTAATATGTATGTATAGAAGGTGTGCGATTCACACAACTGAGTGAACTCAAATGTTCGGCCAAAAAGTGGTTTTGTTTAGTCTCAAATGTTCATCTGGTGTCTTTTCCTTCGCTCGTATCAACTGCATTGACTTTCTAGCGACGcagctggtaaaaaaaaaacaaataggaAGAAGAAGAGGTGAGAAACGAGGAAGTCTCGTGTCACGCAAGCACTCGTGCATCCGTTTTTAACCAGCGCCCCTGCCCCGGGCTCAGTACTTCTGAGAGCGCCATTTCACGACGACTTACCGGTGCACGCACTGGTTTCCACCTAGACGTCACGGCATTAAAGTTCGCTGCGATGGCGCCGGACAAGCCCGTGGAGAACGAGGCCAGTAAGAACCGAGCTATGGATTTAACGTGGCGAACACAAGGCAGTGGCTCTTTTTGCGAGGTCAGCGATTTGGACCGGGAAGAGGCTCAGCAGGGCACCAACGCCATCGGACATGGCCACTTCCAGCGGCTCATATTCGGCTTCACCATCGTGGCCCAGATGGTCCTCCTCTGCCACAGCAATGCTGTGGCGCTCATCACCAACCCAGTGGACCACTGGTGCAAGCCGCCACCAGAGTTCGCCAACATGCCGACCGCGGTCTGGAAGAACGTCGGTATACCCGTCGACGAAGTGGGCCGCTACAGCCAGTGCCGAGTGTACATCCGGCCCGGAGGCGGCCCCAACGACACGGAGACAGCCCTGTGCAAGGTGTGGGACTACGATCCCGACCAAGCACTGAGAAGTGCCCGGAGCTTCTGGAACCTCGTGTGCCATCGTACCTGGCTTCTGTATCTCGGAAAAGGCGTCTTCATGAGTGGCGCGCTACTCGTGGTCCCCTTCATGGGTTATCTCGCTGACACGGAGGGCCGCAAACCAGTCATCGTGGGCGCATCGTTCGTTCTCTTGCTGACCGCGGTCGCCAGCTGCTTCACCGAGGCCTTCCCGGTCTACCTGGCGCTGATATTCATCAACTCCGCCTGTGCCAGCACCGTACACGTTGTTACCGTGATCCTCCTCTTCGAAGTGGCCCCGCAGGAGTACCGCACGTTCTACATGGGCTTCGGTAGCTCCGTGGGCGTGTTCTTCGTCGAGCTGCTGTTCATTGTTGTCACTGCCATCCAGCTCGGCTGGTTCTTGCTCCAGCTCCTCATCATGGCCCCCACTCTCCTGCTCCTCTCAGCCACGTTCATCGTGCACGAGTCGCCGCTATGGCTGCTCACAATGTCCAAAGTGAAGGAGGCGGAGGAAGTCATCTACGCGGCGGCCAAGATGAACGGCGTGCCACGCATCCGGGCCAAGAAGGCTGTCGACCGCATCAAGCTCGAGATAAACAAAACGAACGTGCCCTTCGCACCGGCGGGGCCTTCCTCACTGCTGGGCCCCGGGTCGCTGCGCGCTAGGGCTGCCGCCGTCTTCGGCACCACGTTCATCGTCATGCTTACGTACTACTCTTTGTCATGGAACCGCAAGCTCGGCGGCAACCTCGTGGTGAGGATCTTCTCCGCGATCCTCCTGGCACCGACTTACCTGGTGATGTACCTCGCTCTCAACACTCTGGGTCGCCTGCAGCTCATGCTCGTTCTCTTCGCGATGCTCGGTGGGGCCTCGGCAATGTTCGGCATCGCCACCAATGCCGAGCCATCCGAGCTCGCCTACGCTATCGGCATCGCGGCCAAGTGCGTGGCGACCGCTCTAATTCCGACGAACTACCTTTACATGGCCGAGATGTTCCCGTCGTCTGTGCGCAGCGCTGTCATATGCGGCGCCTACACGTGCGGCCGCATTGGGGCCGTGCTTGCCTCAGTGCTGGGCCTACTAGAGAATGCCGACCTCGAAGATGTCGCGTTAGCTGTACTAGCCGTGATAGTCTTCGCGGGACTGCCTGTGCTGTTGAGCCTGCCCGAGACGAGCATCGGACGTTCTACAGCGGTCTCGGCGCCGGCTGACGCGAAGGAGGCCAGGGACCTCTTGGACATGATGCAGAACACGCTCCAGCTGCGGCACACAAGAAGGAAGCGCCGACAGAGGCCCGCCACCGCCATTGAAGAGAAGGACAAAGAGAAAAAACGGGACCAGGGTGTGCGCCCAGCAAGGAAGTGGCTAAAAACACTTCCGTATGTAAATAGAAACAACTTAAGGGGTTGAGTAATTGATTCTGGGAAAGAGAGTTTGGGTGGGGTTCCGGTTCACGAGTAATTAACCTAATGCATATTTACTAGCTTGTATTAAACTGAGGATGTGCGCAGTGTATGCAAGGACTGAGTGCACCGCACAAGACTTGTCGCGAAATACCATGGTGCACGAGTCACTCATTTAATTTAAAGTAGCTTTTTGCTGCCCTGTGCCGCCTTCTGTACTTACTTGTAATAGCCGAGGTTCAGTCAAGGTCGGGTACGGAAGGCACACTGTGGAATGTCCTTGTGGCAAATACCTTGTATGTGAAGGAAAGTTTTTAACAATGGCAGACACTGGTGGTGTAAAACAACTCAAATGATACCAGCATAGCAACCACAGTGCTAAATGCTGAATGTAACGTCTGGACTCCGCCACGTTTTGCGTTTCTCTGTTCGTGATTTGCATGTGTGTGTTACTGAATTACTGTGTGTTGTATTTTCAGCCGCCCGAGTTCCCTTATCTGAACAAACAGCAAAACTGAGCAACATTCCAGTGCGTGCTTCATTTGCTTGCTTCGTAGAGGGGGTACTTTTGAAGGCACGGCGTCATTCTGTAGCATACAGACGTCGTAGCACAGTCCTCTAGTGcttttatgaaggactatggtcgTACTTTATATATGATTCTGTCAAGGACGCCCAGAGGAGTAATAACGCCTTTCGTGTCAGTTCGCATCACTTTAGTACTGCGGTTTGGGGATCTGAACTATACTTGAACGCGGAAAAGCTCTCGTTTCGACCTAGAGTTCACGAAGCCTAGCCGCGAGGCAGCGCGTAAGTCAGCATCTTGGCACATGACTACGTGTTGCGTTCTGGGGACGCGAAAGGGGCAGTTGTCCCTCATCGCTAGCAACGGTGTCACCTGTGTATGCCAGCACTGGAACTGTTCTGAGTACACATTCATCTACAACCGACACCTAACTAACTGGAACTTCACTTTCGTTACAAGTTCTTGACACGGAAATATTCGCATAACCAGCAACCCTTCGCAAAATGTCGCCATGACTCACCTGGCCGATCCAGAAGTGCAACTCTGTCTAGAAGACAAGGTTTCGTGTTGCTGGGAGCTTGCGTTCTTCCAGCCACCTCGAAAAGAAGTTCTTTCGAAGTGCGTCCACAGAAAGGTagtctttttttctggtaatCGCTTACTCTCGAACCCCAAAAAATAAGTTACGCGTGTGCTGTTGCCGAACTCCTTCCCCACATTAATTCATCACGACTTTCACGACGATTATAACAACATAAACACTTAACCACTTCCTCTCTCCCATGACTAGCTGACTTCTCTGCATAACATGGGTCATGCAGCATCTTTGCCCGTCTCGATTCTCAGCAGAAGGTAGTGAATTGCTAGACAACATAATGTatcttaatgcgaaagcattagtagTCCGactacgagaaaagccggcggcatgtgtgtgtgtgtgtgtgtgtgtgtgtgtgtgtgtgtgtgtgtgtgtgtgtgtgtgtgtgtgtgtgtgtgtgtgtgtgtgtgtgtgtgtgtgtgtgtgtgcgtgtgcagtgtgtgtgtgtgtgtgtgtgtgtgtgtgtgtgtgtgtgtgtgtgtgtgtgtgtgtgtgtgtgtgtgtgtgtgtgtgtgtgtgtgtgtgtgtgtgtgtagaagcaaaagaagcaaaagattacagtcactgaccaagtcaaaataaaaacaaattgacgtttccgaacccgtacgggttccttgttcacaatgaggctaaaatggcagtggtcgaaactaaaatacccagaatatgacgtaatgactgtatgtacacgggtggcatcgtccaTTCCTTCCGGTTAATAGTATTAGGTGccgtctggatgaatgatgacaaGCAaaagccgtgtgtgtgtgtgtgtgtgtgtgtgtgtgtgtgtgtgtgtgtgtgtgtgtgtgtgtgtgtgtgtgtgtgtgtgtgtgtgtgtgtgtgtgtgtgtgtgtgtgtgtgtgtgtgtgtgtgtgtgtgtgtgtgtgtgtgtgtgtgtgtgtgtgtgtgtgtgtgtgtgtgtgtgtgagagagtgtgtgtgtgtgtgtgtgtgcgcgcgcgtgtgtgtgtgtgtgtgtgtgtgtgtgtgtgtgtgtgtgtgtgtgtgtgtgtgtgtagaagcaaaagaagcaaaagattacagtcactgaccaagtcaaaataaaaacaaattcggAACCCGTAAGCcgtccttgttcacaatgaggctaaaatggcaatggtcgaaacttaaatacccagaatatgacgtaatgactgtatgtacacgggtggcatcgtcccttccttccggttcatagtatcaggtgtcgtctggatgaatgatgacaaGCAAAAGTcgagtgtgtgcgtgtatgtgtgcgtgtgtgtgtgtgtgtgtgtgtgtgtgtgtgtgtgtgtgtgtgtgtgtgtgtgtgtgtgtgtgtgtgtgtgtgtgtgtgtgtgtgtgtgtgtgtgtgcgcgtgtgtgtgtgtgtgtgtgcgtgtgtgtgtgcgtgtgtgtgtgtgtgtgtgtgtgtgtgtgtgtgtgtgtgtgtgtgtgtgtgtgtgtgtgtgtgtgtgtgtgtgtgtgtgtgtgtgtgtgtgtgtgtgtgtgtgtgtgtgtgtgtgtgtgtgtgtgtgtgtgtgtgtgtgtgtgtgtgtgtgtgtgtgtgtgtgtgtgtgtgtgtgtgtgtgtgtgtgtgtgtgtgtgtgtgtgtgtgtgtgtgtgtgtgtgtgtgtgtgtgtgtgtgtgtgtgtcagcagTGACGGCGGCGCATTCCAGGTTCTCCAGAGGGTCATGTTCTCCTCGCAGAGACCATTTCTGCCAGCAATCTGTTTTACAGGGGCGATCTAGTTTAATCATAGTGAAAACGTCCACGGCAGCTGGTGGCAGGTCCGCCACATTGATCAGGTTCCCAGCATTATTAGAGTGCTCGCAGTTTGCGTCAACCGCTTCAGAGCACAGCTCTGCGATGTTGCCGTCCGCAGGAACTTGTCATCCGAAGAAACAGCAGGCCAACTAAGCATCAAATACGCGTTGTCCCCATCTACATGCATCTGATTGCGTGTGTTTTCAACAGCATCGTCTGTCATTCCTGGACACACTGGGCGACGAATGTAGCGCAGCGCTCGTGCGTACAAAATATGTCAGCTGCACTGTCCGCTAGTTGGCGCTGCCTGCCCGTAAAACAGAGCGCTGCCTGCACACTCTGCTCTGCTGCCTTCAAATGCCACAGTCTCTCCAAAGCAGCACATCATTTACAAATTCATTTTTGGATGACGACACGAACGGCAGCTGCTCGGGTCCCCCCCCTTCGTTCACGCGCACGCAAATGCGTGCGCGGCTATCGTTGACACGTGTGAGGTGGAAAAACATCCGCCCTCGGCCTACATTGCCACGCCATTACTATATTAAGGCCACACGTGCTCCCAATACAATCCACGAAAAGCAACAGCTCTTGTGCTCTCTAATACGATGCATTGCTTCGGTACTATACGACAAAGATGGTACCGCCTCGGGCtcgaacaagaaataaaaaacgaACGCATCTTCTAGCGTCAGTCAGTGCACTTGGCAATTCTTTTACAACTGCCATGCactggcattttttttgtttgcctccAATGCGTCTGTAATTGATGGACCATCGAAAACCCCACTCATTGGCAAAAGCGATTTTGTCATCGTCGTATTCTTGTTCCGCCAAGCACAGCAAGCATTCCTAATAAAAATtgcaaagaatgaaaaacaaattAATAGACTGAACTCAAGAAAACAAGACTGTT
Protein-coding sequences here:
- the LOC144119952 gene encoding organic cation transporter protein-like codes for the protein MAPDKPVENEASKNRAMDLTWRTQGSGSFCEVSDLDREEAQQGTNAIGHGHFQRLIFGFTIVAQMVLLCHSNAVALITNPVDHWCKPPPEFANMPTAVWKNVGIPVDEVGRYSQCRVYIRPGGGPNDTETALCKVWDYDPDQALRSARSFWNLVCHRTWLLYLGKGVFMSGALLVVPFMGYLADTEGRKPVIVGASFVLLLTAVASCFTEAFPVYLALIFINSACASTVHVVTVILLFEVAPQEYRTFYMGFGSSVGVFFVELLFIVVTAIQLGWFLLQLLIMAPTLLLLSATFIVHESPLWLLTMSKVKEAEEVIYAAAKMNGVPRIRAKKAVDRIKLEINKTNVPFAPAGPSSLLGPGSLRARAAAVFGTTFIVMLTYYSLSWNRKLGGNLVVRIFSAILLAPTYLVMYLALNTLGRLQLMLVLFAMLGGASAMFGIATNAEPSELAYAIGIAAKCVATALIPTNYLYMAEMFPSSVRSAVICGAYTCGRIGAVLASVLGLLENADLEDVALAVLAVIVFAGLPVLLSLPETSIGRSTAVSAPADAKEARDLLDMMQNTLQLRHTRRKRRQRPATAIEEKDKEKKRDQGVRPARKWLKTLPYVNRNNLRG